ttcttcaagcTGTGACACAATGATTTGGCATGTGATTTTAATATAAACTATGTAGTCAGGCCAATGAAGGCTTTATGCCTTTCAAACACAGAGCTGAGATTTCCAATttagaagagagaaagaactcACTTATCTATGATCCTGCTTCGTAACAAAAGATAAAGTTAATAAACCAAATATAAACAATATGTCATACATTTTCCTTCCTTTggacaaaataattatgaattcCATAATAAGCTTTCATGGAACTCTAATTTAAGTTCAATTATGCACTGATGAAACGTTGACTCTGCTCTACCTCCCCCCAAAAAAATGCAACATAGGATGCAAACTGAAATTTCATGTTTTACCTTTCTAATAGATGCAACTTTTGCTTAGGTCTGTTCCCAGTAATACTTtgaaaacagcaaccaaaaagTTCCTCCAGTTTAGTTGATTGTAAAAGCCTCAAGTCCCTCCTTACCTGACATAAACAAAAGTGAGGCAAACTACGTAAACGCATACAAAACAGCAAAGTAAAACACATAATagatgatcaaattttaaaaattcaaccCCATTAAGCTAGGCAGACTAAAACTTCACCCCCATTAATGCAATACCgaaacttttcttcttcttccattaaATTTGAAGGCAATCAAACAAAAAAGTAAGAAGCTTACAACTGCAAAAACGGCTAACTTCAAAATTTGAAACCCATAAAAAAAACGTTATGCAACAAAAACCCACCATTCAAATTAGTCAGTTAAACCATTCACTGCAATCAAATCATGCTTGATACAAGTTAAAGAAAACTTAATTTTCCTTCTCTTTCATGAATTTTCTGAGGAACCAAACAAATGGGTAAAAGCATTATGATCATCAACAAGGTGGGAAAACCGTAAACCTTCATAAGGTGCTGGAAGTAGGAGCCGCGCCTGTGCTGGTTCTTGTTCTTGTATACCATTCTTTCCAGAATGGCAGCCTCTGCTTGGAGCTGACCAAGCAAAGATGCCAACTTCTCCTCCAGAGCTTCTGCGTCCGAATCCATTGAGTCACTGCAGATTATCATTGTTGGAGAAATTatgattgaaaatatatatCAGACGTATAGGCATTTAAACAAATAGTTTGTATGCAATGGGGGCTGAATTTTTGTAGAGTGATTCTATAAGGATTTGGACCTCAATCTCTGAACACCAATTTCTCTGCATACCTTTGAAGGGAGCTCAGGCCGCCGGCCACGGTGAAGGAGATAGGTTGAAGGATTGCAGCGGcaacttcctcttcttcttcgttattactaaatttttgagttttaacattgaggtaaaataaaagttaaaagtgaatattagaatttgattttttaACGTGAgagtatgattttttttgttaaaatgaacagtatcacggttttttattaaaatttctttattattattattattcaatttttatttaaatttctcTTAAATTGGAGTGGGTTTAAATGTATCCGGGATGGGATATTCGGTCGGGTTCTTTGGGCCCAACATCAAACATGGGTTCGAAAGCGAGCTTCTTCATTCTCTGGCCTTTTGCATAATACGCTCCACAAAATTTGGGAAGGAATTCTTTCTCAAAATCAAAACATTTTGTGGTTCATTTACGATACGTTGTCTTTATGAttaaaatcatttatattataattactatataaaataacaaaatataaaatcgTCTAGTCATCAAACTGTATTAAAATAAGTGATTGGATCGATAAAAATATTACGAACTGTCCTTttatttgctacaattgattaACTAAAGACCttaattttaaaggaaaactaataaaaaaagattgaaaagttttagttttaatcaaaaaccatgttataagttttgtttaatgtTTAGTACAAGGCACATATTAAAGTAGTCCAACTAAAAAGCGCCCAActataataaattatgatttgtcgattttacccctaacttttttaAGTTGAGTTCCAGATTTTCGTTGTTAATGGAGTTCATCGTTGTTTTGcagaccttcttctttttctttgaaacaaaaatatagatccTCATGCTATATTTTGTATAATTTCGTTGATATGTGATCGTCGTTATTATTCATAGTGTATTTGAGATactgttttcaatttttctttatcaGTGGAGTTCATTGTTTGTTtctccaaaaaataaatttgagatatGTATGATGTTCAATAATAACGACGGGTCACTATTTCTGAACTGTAAAAATAAACTATCtctggattttaagtaacactgtttctggaatctaagtcactgtttctggaacCTAAGTTACTTTACTTCTTgaatctaagtcactgttttctggatc
This window of the Malus domestica chromosome 03, GDT2T_hap1 genome carries:
- the LOC103429115 gene encoding uncharacterized protein, which produces MDSDAEALEEKLASLLGQLQAEAAILERMVYKNKNQHRRGSYFQHLMKVRRDLRLLQSTKLEELFGCCFQSITGNRPKQKLHLLESLKKRKCESGKHNFMERLLGAARLLSQMVETMLKAALYPLLASYRRLLRYPRCLLDHFSWDFL